The following proteins come from a genomic window of Pseudomonas sp. WJP1:
- a CDS encoding SfnB family sulfur acquisition oxidoreductase yields the protein MTLSQHVAVITSDEQALIVASDLAEDFKRDSALRDRERRLPHPELEVFSRSGLWGISVPKEYGGAGVSNVTLAKVIALIAQADGSLGQIPQNHFYALEVLRVNGSEAQKKRLYAEVLAGQRFGNALAELGTKTAHDRVTSLTSDGNGYRINGRKFYATGAIYAQRIPTSVIDENGVQQLAFVPRDSKGLTVIDDWSGFGQRTTGSGSVVFEDVFVAADDVIPFQTAFERPTPVGPLAQILHAAIDTGIARAAYEDALHFVRSKTRPWIDATHEKATDDPLTLKSFGHLSIRLHAAEALLERAGEFLDRAQADTSAESVAAASIAVAEARAISTEISLAAGTTLFELAGSQATLIEHGLDRHWRNARVHTLHDPVRWKYHAVGNYYLNDENPPLRGTI from the coding sequence ATGACCCTTTCTCAACACGTCGCGGTCATTACCAGCGATGAGCAAGCCCTGATCGTCGCCAGCGACCTGGCCGAAGATTTCAAACGCGACAGCGCCCTGCGCGACCGTGAACGCCGTTTGCCGCACCCGGAGCTGGAAGTGTTTTCCCGCTCGGGCCTGTGGGGCATCAGCGTGCCCAAGGAATACGGCGGCGCGGGTGTTTCCAACGTCACCCTGGCCAAGGTCATCGCACTGATCGCCCAGGCGGATGGCTCCCTCGGGCAAATCCCGCAGAACCATTTCTACGCGCTGGAAGTGCTGCGCGTGAACGGCAGCGAAGCGCAGAAAAAACGCCTGTACGCCGAAGTACTGGCTGGCCAGCGCTTCGGTAATGCGCTGGCAGAACTCGGGACCAAAACCGCCCATGATCGCGTCACCAGCCTGACAAGCGATGGCAACGGTTATCGCATCAACGGCCGCAAGTTCTACGCCACCGGCGCGATTTACGCCCAGCGCATTCCGACGTCGGTGATCGATGAAAACGGTGTGCAGCAACTGGCCTTCGTCCCGCGCGACAGCAAGGGCCTGACGGTGATCGACGACTGGAGCGGCTTCGGCCAGCGCACCACCGGCAGCGGTTCGGTGGTGTTCGAAGATGTCTTTGTGGCCGCCGACGACGTGATCCCGTTTCAGACAGCCTTCGAGCGTCCGACCCCGGTCGGCCCGCTGGCGCAGATTCTCCATGCCGCCATCGACACCGGCATCGCTCGCGCGGCCTATGAGGATGCGCTGCATTTCGTGCGCAGCAAAACCCGGCCGTGGATCGACGCCACCCATGAAAAAGCCACCGACGACCCACTGACTCTCAAGAGTTTTGGCCACTTGAGCATTCGTCTGCACGCTGCCGAAGCCCTGCTCGAACGTGCCGGTGAATTCCTCGACCGGGCCCAGGCCGACACCAGCGCCGAGAGCGTTGCCGCCGCGTCGATCGCCGTCGCCGAAGCCCGCGCCATCAGCACCGAAATCTCCCTCGCCGCCGGCACCACCTTGTTCGAATTGGCCGGCAGCCAGGCCACCCTGATCGAGCACGGCCTGGATCGCCATTGGCGCAACGCCCGGGTGCATACCCTGCACGACCCGGTTCGCTGGAAATATCACGCGGTCGGCAACTACTACCTCAACGATGAAAACCCGCCACTGCGGGGGACCATCTGA